From the genome of Chanos chanos chromosome 5, fChaCha1.1, whole genome shotgun sequence, one region includes:
- the ptf1a gene encoding pancreas transcription factor 1 subunit alpha, translated as MDTVLDPFTGLDSFSSPYFDDDDLFTDQSSRDHLETDDFLDDDVDFLTSQIQEYYKDSRIAQDGEYCDVGNFSFSSSSSTFSYGCADSTSELSPHRGDGPLLKKRRRMRSEAEMQQLRQAANVRERRRMQSINDAFEGLRSHIPTLPYEKRLSKVDTLRLAIGYINFLAELVQSDMPIRNSNSDALNQPKKVIICHRGTRSPSPSDPDYGLPPLAGHSLSWTDEKQLRDQNIIRTAKVWTPEDPRKLHLKSSLNDIENEPPFNFIS; from the exons ATGGACACAGTGTTGGATCCATTCACGGGGTTGGATTCATTCTCCTCTCCTTATTTCGACGACGATGACTTGTTCACGGATCAGTCCTCTAGGGACCATTTGGAGACAGATGATTTCTTAGACGACGACGTCGACTTTCTTACCAGCCAAATTCAAGAATACTACAAAGACAGTCGGATAGCGCAGGACGGGGAGTACTGTGATGTTGGTaacttctccttctcttcatctTCGTCCACCTTCTCCTACGGATGTGCGGACAGCACCTCGGAGCTGTCCCCGCACAGAGGCGACGGCCCGCTACTAAAAAAGCGGAGGCGCATGAGATCTGAGGCAGAGATGCAACAGTTGAGACAAGCTGCCAATGTGCGCGAGCGCCGGAGAATGCAATCCATCAACGATGCTTTCGAGGGGCTGAGATCTCACATCCCTACGTTACCCTATGAGAAGAGACTTTCTAAGGTGGACACTTTACGGCTGGCGATCGGTTATATCAATTTCCTTGCAGAACTTGTGCAGTCCGACATGCCAATCCGGAACTCAAATAGTGATGCTTTGAATCAGCCTAAAAAAGTCATTATCTGCCACAGGGGAACAA GATCTCCGTCTCCAAGCGACCCTGACTACGGGCTGCCTCCACTTGCTGGTCACTCGCTGTCTTGGACTGATGAGAAACAGCTGAGAGACCAGAACATCATTAGAACAGCGAAGGTCTGGACCCCTGAGGACCCACGAAAGTTGCACTTAAAATCATCGCTCAATGACATTGAGAATGAGCCACCTTTCAACTTCATCTCCTAA